Genomic segment of Tamandua tetradactyla isolate mTamTet1 chromosome 1, mTamTet1.pri, whole genome shotgun sequence:
tcattaattgtaacaaatgttccataccaatgcatgtgttaataggatggtatatggaaatcctatcatttattcatgattattttgtaaacatACAAATTCtctactaaagaaaaaatagacataaGACAAAAATTGTtattagagataaagaagaacaTTTTCTAATGACAAAAGCATcattcatcaggaagacataacaattttaaacatatgtttacctaacaacagagccccaTAATACATCAAGCAAAAACTTgaagaattgaagggagaaacaggcCATTCAATAATAAGAGGTGAAGAGTTTAATACCCCACATTTAATAAAAGATCAGTGAGGAAATACAAGACTTAACCAATATTATAAAGCAATGAGATCTAATGGACATCTACCCATAGAAAACTTCATCCAACAGAAGGAGAATGCACAGTCTTCTCAAATGCACAGAAGCAATGTTATACGTACTGTGAGTAAAACAATGCAATGATGAGAAGCAATGTGAGATGATGTTCTGTCTACTACTTAAAAATAAGTCAGAAAGAAATTTAGGTCATTTGGTAGGCACATTTGTTAGCACCTAAGACTTCCCTGAAATGTATGCAATGAGAAATGCAACTCCatggagggaagaaaagaaagttatcTGCTGGTTTCTGCTCTACTACCTTGCCCCTGTCAAGAATTCTTTTCATTACATCCATCCATAGAGAGTTAACTCCCTTCCATTTCTAACAACCATTCACGAAGCTAGAGCCCAAGTTATTCAGAGTGTCACTTCATCCAAGTCCTTAAAAAAGGCTTGATACAGCTCAAGGGCTCTAACTCAAAATCCAGCCAACTCAGGAAACTTAGCAAAGGCAGCAGGGTGTGTCAGAGAGGTAAGTGATATATTAGGAAGAAATTGGTCAGTTGGAGGAATCTCAGTATTCATAGAATGATGAGAAGATATGGCTTCTGTTATAGCTTGCTAaatgccagaatgtaatacacaagaaacagaatggcttttaaaagggggaatttattaagctgcaagtttacagttctaaggccatgaaaatgtcccaattaaagcaagcctataaaaatgtccaaattaaggcaccaacaagaagttaccttcattcaagaaaggccaatgaagttcagggtttctctcttaactggaaagttACCTGGctaacatggtaacatctgctagctttctctccaggtttcttgtttcatgagctcccctaggggtgtttttcttcttcactttcaaaggtttctggctgcatgggctctggtagttctcatggctatcttgtttttctctcgtggttctctctcatcattctcaagctttctccaaaatgcatcctcgtttaaaggtttccagtaaatTAATAAGACCCATCtagagtgggtggagtcacatctcccactaATGGCAGGTTAATCCCCATAAAGGGGTGAGTCACATGTCTGTGGAGATaataaaaaaactcccacccaattgaatgaggattaaagcacatagcttttctggggtctacagattcaaaccggcacagcatCCATGTAATGTCGCTTAAGCATTTTAAAAGGTGCATTTGGAACTCAAAAAACAGTTCTTGTAAATATGACAggagaaaaatcataaatattctGAAGATAAAGTTGGAGGAAATCTTCTAGAAtgcagaatttaaaaagcaagaaatgcAAAATGACAGGAAATACAAGAAAAGTAGATTGGTCCAAAAGGTCTAACATTCAACTATTAGGCATTCCAGAGAAAGAGGatagggaaaaataagaaattatcaaagaaataatttaaacacACTCAGCAGAACTGAAAGACAACAAATATCAGACTAAAATAGTCAATGAAGCATCTACCATTATGGATAAAAAAAGACCCATGCGAGGCACAGCActgtgaaattctaaaatatttcaagGAGTACAAAGAGGAAGGTACACAAGGATGAGGGATCCAAATACCATTGGACTTTGCAACAGCAAAAATGGAAACTAGAAGGCAGTGGAACAGTGCCTTCAAAATTCCGAGGGAAAatgcttttcaaactttaattTTATAACAAATCAAACTAACAATCAACCATGTGGGTAGATAAAGAGATTTCCAGATATTCAAGGTCACAAATTTCATCTCCCTTTTCTTAACTACTATTCAGTTTTACCCCACCAAAATGAGTGTGTAATCCAAGAAAGAAGATGTGAGATCCAGGAAACAGAGGGTTAAAGAAAGGTAAGGATATTTTCCAGAGTGATGATAAAGATCACGAAATGAGAGCTATATGACAGGTTATGGGATCAGTCAGTACAGATTAGAGAAAGGAGGGAtgttctcaagagaaaaatgaaaacagaaaatacttcATTTGGGGGATTTATTAGAGCCTAACCATCTACACGGTCAGATGAAAAAATACATCATAATATATTGTTAACAATATATACTGatctatcaatttttaaaaattaagtgtttTTGGAAGATGGGGAGAGTGTGATTTTTTAAGTAGTCAATGAATCacatagaaaaatggaaagatcaAGGTATAGCAGAATagcacatattattttaaaaatttaaagtatatcAGAAGAATTAAAGAGTTGAAGGTTGTTGCTATAGGGGATTGAAAACAAGGGGTGTGGAAGGGGATTGCTTTTTTATGTTGTAAGACTTGAGTACTTTTCCAACATAACttttatttcaaaaacatttaaaagtaaattaaagatgaaaaagagaagtcagagaaTACATGTTTTTTATATTCTGTGCAGGGAGGAAGACAGATGAGTGAATGAGAAGATAACTGGAGGTAGAAGGAGAATCCAGAAGAACCACTTTCTATCTCAACTTAGGAGAATCAGAAGATAGAGTAGTTGGGCGTATTTGGATTTGGGAAAGTAAGGATGTTTGTACTTGCTTTGATTTTCTTAGTGAAGCATGAGATGAGATTCTCAGCTTGGATGAGCAGGAAGGGGCAGCCAGAGAAGAAGAGAGGACTGTGAGGAAGAATTTGAGAATGGAGATGTGAACTTACTAGAGAAATACAGTAACACTGCTGTGATCATTTGAGTTTTATAGTCGTGAATTGAGTCATCTGTCCATTTGTGTGATTTCCACTAGCCATGTCTAGTTGCTCtgataaagaacagaaaaggcaaaaaataattgGTTCAACCACAGATGGCATTTAGGCAAGTGAGAACAACAAAGATAAGAGTGACATAATTGAAGGTTTTACAGGAGAATGATATGATACATAGCATAAGAGTAAGGATGGATGCAAAATACAgaaggatggtggtggtggtttggGTTTACCTATTCCTTTCAAGTAAAAATTTTCTGGCTTAAAACAACTATTTTATTTTGATCACAATTTTGTGGTTAAGAAATTCACCAAGAACGTGGCTAGTGGTTGGCTCTACTGCCATCTAGTGTCATCTAGGGCAGCTGGAGCTGGCAGATCCACTTCTAACGTAGCTTTATTCATGTCTGTTGTCAGTTCTTTAAGCTTCTCTCTTTACATATGGTGTCTTATTCTCCAGTCTTTCATTGTGACTTGGGCTTTTCCAGCATGACCTCAGGGTAATAACACTTCTTACCTGGCATCTAGCTGTCCAAGAGGAAGTTTTCCAAACAGCAACGACGTGGAAGGTGCCAGGACAAAAAAGGGCTGGATTCAGAAGTAGCAGTGTCATTTCACTATATTCTATTAGTCAATGCAGTCATACAGTACACCCGAATTCAAAGAGGTAGAGAAATAAACTTCACCTCTTGATAGGGAAATAGGAAGGTTACACAGTAGAGAAACATACTTTCTAAATACATATATCCTATCACAGGAATTATAGGGAGAAAGTGGTGACTTGAACTGGGAGCTTTTTTCAGTAACTGATAGAAGAATAAAAAGGTGGTGCTTAGAATGAGGTGCTTGAAATGGATATTTATGAAGGGGATGTAATTATTGATGAACATGGGAATTGATGAACAAGGTCTATTGTTGAACATGGGAATGGGATGGCTGAGGATGGATGGAGAAAAAGTCCATTGGAGACAAGTAGGCCATGTAACAAAGACGACTGGGGTTAAATGGATCATCCATGCATACGCTGAATgccaacaacatggatggaagaTACGGTGTGGAAAGGTAGCCAAAGATACAGCTTAATCGCACAAAACTTCAGACATAACTAAAACTGCTATTGTTAGAACGTCTTTATTCTTTTCAGGATCAAAACCTACAATTACCTGACCTCATCATGGTACTGTGGTATTTTAGTTTAAGGATACCTTCACACTCAGTAAGAATTACTCATTCAACCAAAATCATTATGATTCAAGGTACTATTCCAAAATGTTGTAGGTTAAAATGATGACACAAGCACCCTTCCTTGAAGGAATTAAATGTTAacatctctccctccttttcatACCTCTGTGGCTTTTTACcccagcaattgtgaataagtgTTTTTaccactccctgccccccccctCCAAATATTACATAATATCAATAGCacaatttaaaaggcaaaaaagtaTGCATCTGAAGACCAAATAAACTGGCAGAGCGATGCCAATTTCAGctggaaatagaaaaattcatgTGTACATTAAAATTCCAACTCTAAATACATGGCTGAttcctcttccccaccccacccccatggaaCAAAAGCATGCatacaataaaaatttccttATGGAATCACATACTGTTTGATGCTTAGATCAATGAcacattacttatttaaactgaTCATTATCTTTCTAAATCTGACTTACCTATCTCCCTAACATGTAGGCACAGAGAGAGTGAGCTTTcttgaatttatttctctttgaatAATCTAGGATAGAAAGTAGGGAATAAAGTCTGGGCGTAGGGACAAGAAGCCTTCCAAAACATCAATGGGGTATTAGATAATTGGTAAATTGTACTGTCCACTGAAGAGTGTATGAAGATTCATATCCTACCTTAACTATCCTCAAGGTATCAAGGACACATTTTGTTAAGAAGGTTCTTGATTTTAAAGGGCAAGAACcaaaaatggcaaataagcaaatCCAGAATATTCATCCATTTATTatagtcaaagaaacaaaaaaaaattaaaattatgctttccaaaagtttacaatctagttaGACACAGGCATAGATATCATCACGATGCAAAAAAAGCATAAGGAAAATGCTGTTAGAGTGCTATAAAACAAAGTCCTTCAGGAACAGACAGGAAATAGTTCTAACTCGAACAAAGggataaaattctagcaaaactGCATTTGGGTTTTAAATTCAGAATATAATTTTAACAGGGAATAATACGAACTGACATTAAGACTGGTACCTGTCTGATATGCTTTGGAAATGCAAAATCTAATGTTGTTAAAGCACAAGATGGACAGAATCACAGAGGATCATATATACAATGGTAAAGGATTTGGCTTTATTTTCTAGGTAATTAGAGATTTCATTCTAGAGGATGCTAAGTGGTAGGTGGGCCATGGTTAGTTAGACTATAGTTTAGGTAAAAAGCTGACAACGGAGTCCAGGATGATACGGAGATGGGAAACTGAAAATACAGGCAAGACCAGCTAGAAGTTTCCtataatagttcaaatgagaaatAAGGGTGGCCTTAACCCCTAAATATAATTTAGAGGTTAACTGGGTTAGATTGAGAATATCTTGAACTGAATATAGACAAGCCAAGAAAATATCTTAAacacttaaaatttattaagttttaaaaaataaaactatgttcATAGTTTAAATTATTCCTGAGTAAACTATATTTTTAAGCAAATAGAAAATTACTATGATGAACACTACTAAAACTGAGTTCAAACTATGTATCATTACTGTGACTTACAAAGGATCTTATTTTCATCGGTATTATTTAATTACCAGTATTAACAAAATACAACATGGGGATACTTAAAATAGTATATGAACTCTACCAATTATCTGCACATAATTtgtgcaaaaattttaaattcccccCCCAAAGTCACCCAATAAGGACACCTCTAAACAACTTCTATATAACTAGAAGACAGACATTCATATAATAGCAATTTTATTAGCCTAAAGAAAATGAGTGCAATCTGGCCAAAAATAATAACCATGCATTTAATGCATTTATAAAACAATTAATATTCTATTTGTTGTTCAgagtcaatatttattgagcacctcctaTTTTCCAGATTGAAAACATATTAAAGAACTCTCAAATCCACCCTAGAAGATAGGTAATAGTATCTTTTATTTTGTAGATGACAAAAATAAGACTAACAGGAACTTGCCTATAAGCAATAGGACAACCATAGGCTATTTCATTGTGCTGCGAGTTTTAAGAGAACGCCTCacctatttttcacatttttgttacTACCACTAAGTCTttgcttttatattcatttttcttaaactcTTGTGGCCTTAAGCAGTATTTTTATTTTCGTCATATCACTTCTCTTTCCTACTTTCCTCCCTAAAGTCTTTGCCACTTAGCtgtaattttttacttaaaaatttcattaaaataagcaGAAATGGGAATGTAGTTTTAGGTATTACTGTATCATTCTGGAATTCAAAAATGACATGAGCACAAACTTTTAGAAAAGGTACAGCTATTAAGgaaaagatacaaataatgatttctaaaatatacttttatatatttttcacctttttgatTTATAAATATAACCTCATGAGTACAGAATGTTAAAAAGCTTAAATGACTATATATTAAGATAGACAATcacatttaaggtactgaaagaaacATCTTTTAAAGTTTAAAGTATCCCTAAGAACTGGGCTAATGAGTGGTTCCTTATTTTAGTTTAactgaataaaattataaaaggagTGTTTTCCTTTATAGTACAAATGTATAAGTAGCCAAATGATCAAACACAGAATTCAGTAAATACTGAGGATATTCCAATAGTTACTAATATTGAATTATAGTCAACTTCTAGTAATATGTAAGAACACATTATCTTATACAAAACCTGTTCTGTTAAAAGTATCCTCACAGAAAGGGAAAGAACAATAAAGAAACGGACTACATCAGATATCTACTAAATGTCCTTAATTACAGATTCAGGGACCAAGACTCAAACTTGTTAAGTAAGATATATGCAAAACATATATCTTAGATTCCTCAGCTTGGCTTTTATTCTGGGCTCTTTTTTACCATATCACAGTGTCTCTCATCTTATGACTTAAATTACTTActatattttaatttggaaaattatcaAGAGATAGAACTGTTCTTCACAGTTCAAGAATTctcattttttctaaaaaataacatTAGAAGAACAGAATGTAGTTTATAACATTAGAGCACTTTTGTagcttcattaaaatgaaaaatttatacaGGAAAAAGTTCACTTTACAGATAATTTATTTTGGTTTGGCTGCAGAAAACTTAGTTATAGCTTCAAAACCTTTTCATATCATAGTAACTTCATATGTTGTAAAATGATTTTCTATAATCTTGACATTTTCTTCAGATAGCCAATTTTCCTGTTTTAGCTGCCTTATAAGAGCTTCCAAAGACTTCAATCTTCCTAGAGTTTGTTGTTCTTGTAACTCAAGAAGTGTTATCTTTGAATGCAGCTTAGAAACTTTCTGCCATAGATGCTCCTTATTTATGTCTTGCCTGCAATAAGAATGTTCAATTTGTAAAACTTCTGTTCCGTAGTCTATATCCTTATATAAGGAGTCTTCAATGTCTATgtcttccatttccacagtttctgtttgggtgggTATAAAAGAATTAATCGTAGGTCTAGGATTTTCAGTGGGTATAAAAATGGCAATAACAGATTCCTTATTTGTGTTTAACACTTCAACTGCTTGAGTAATTGTGCTGAGTAAGACTGGGTTTTCCTGTGCTGACTTAATTTCCATGGAGTTATTTGTAAAATTTGGATTAGCAAAATGATTGGTAGCTATTTCAAGCACTTCTTGAGTTTCCAAAGATTGCTGAATACCTTCTGAATCTGAAGTTGTCAAAGTAATAGTTGTAGAATTTAGACTGTCAAAAGCTGTGTGAAAAACACCTACATCTATATCTTGGTTAAATGATGTTTTCAAAGTAGATTGTGGTTTGTCAATATCTTCTTTAACTAGGTTAAGAGTTAGTATGTTATTTggcatattttctgtttttggagCTGGTGGCTGTGCCAAAGCAGATGAATCAAGTAATTCTGCACATTCAAGGAGCACATCCTTATTAGCTGTATTTTTTGTAGGCtcaaatgacacaaatgcttcttctttctcaccctccaattttctcttctgagactTTTTTTTGGAAGCGTCTTTTCCctagaaaataacattttcaaattctaAAAAAGGATGCCCTTTCTATGCGTATTCTCTCATTAATTCATTCTGATTATTTAGTTATAACACTGAGCAGTAAATTGGCCAAGTAGGTTTATTTGGTTAAGAACATTTGTTCTAAATATGTAACAACACAAATATACCTTAAAGTGGTTTTTAGAAAGTATTAAGCATATTCAATATACAATGGAAAGTTTGAGACCATTCAAAAGACCAGTAAAAAAGTCTTACTCATTAAGTTGTTATTAATAACTTGTGcatgtgttttcttttgcttacttGTTTTAAACTATGCTTCATAACCATTTAAttacaattgtttaaaaatattattactcTTTTGGTGAAAgcacaaatttttctttttttctcaagtatTTGTTTTTACAACAATTATCTTTCCCTCTCATCCCCTCTATCTGATCACCTGTCTGGTAATCTGGCACTATGCTCAACATTAACCCCTTCTCCCTGTCTGCAATACCTGATTGTCTTCTGGCAAAGAAAATATTGTTGGAATTGCAGTTTGTTTCAAATATCGAATACCCCATCTGATGTCAAGAGAGTCAGGAGTAAAATGGTCGCTACATAGGAACTGGTATTTACTGGGAACCCATGAGTCACGTTTCATATTCTTTAACCATTTTTCAAGTCTTTCTTTGTCATGCAGAGgaaacctgaaataaaaaaataataataaataaggacAACTTTGCTACattttcagttttgccagattctaggttttcatatatatgtaactgtggcagattgaattatgtatcccccaaaagacatgttcttaattcaTATTCCTATGACTGTGAACGCATTTATAAATAgcaccttttgaagatgttattttcactTAAGGTGTTGTCCAAGAATCAGGGTGGCTTTAATCCACATTACTGCACCATAACTCTACTGACCACAGAAGGGAGTAAGCCCTACCAATACCCTGATCTTggccttctaacctctgaaactaTGAGATAAATTattggttaagccaacccattggtgGTAATGAACATAGCAGAATGGCCAACAATCTATGTCAACAACCTATGCCTCAGTGCTACAAAAGCAAGGCAACCAATATAAAAGCATCTTCATGACAACTGCTATCATACTCATCTCACTACAGCAAGAGGACAAAGATATAAGATGTAGCAAAAGCTTC
This window contains:
- the THAP5 gene encoding THAP domain-containing protein 5, translated to MPRYCAAICCKNRRGRNDKDRKLSFYPFPLHDKERLEKWLKNMKRDSWVPSKYQFLCSDHFTPDSLDIRWGIRYLKQTAIPTIFSLPEDNQGKDASKKKSQKRKLEGEKEEAFVSFEPTKNTANKDVLLECAELLDSSALAQPPAPKTENMPNNILTLNLVKEDIDKPQSTLKTSFNQDIDVGVFHTAFDSLNSTTITLTTSDSEGIQQSLETQEVLEIATNHFANPNFTNNSMEIKSAQENPVLLSTITQAVEVLNTNKESVIAIFIPTENPRPTINSFIPTQTETVEMEDIDIEDSLYKDIDYGTEVLQIEHSYCRQDINKEHLWQKVSKLHSKITLLELQEQQTLGRLKSLEALIRQLKQENWLSEENVKIIENHFTTYEVTMI